The following are encoded together in the Rana temporaria chromosome 12, aRanTem1.1, whole genome shotgun sequence genome:
- the LOC120918228 gene encoding nuclear factor 7, brain-like isoform X2 → MEPQPDVPLQHNETSEFKDQISKSVASSKNHNASSPAESAAVSLQEVKQSLSHLQVVSCELLSDLHSKMSSIRKNSTLHTLNLNRLYENCHQLLEDEEEMKLANSRRVEDEEEHELEENLLNLVQCMESLKKKTTKEQVSNHGASLRKLSLSFKEGLDGWEPPVYLRLSKEMTHIVKPIPEEIEFDPESAHPNLSLSPDLKQVRFEPSLEIRERKKDCFEPGLYILGKPGFKSGRHYWEVDVGSKSNWIIGVVRESVERKGAWELNSANGYWVLRKQDTAFYGIGEFFVILKLETLPLRIGVCLDLFKNHLAFYDADTTGLIFHVSVCSGQRLFPFFCPGMPVCDEDWCPLTLCP, encoded by the coding sequence ACTAGCGAATTCAAAGACCAAATCAGCAAATCTGTGGCAAGCAGTAAAAATCACAATGCGTCTTCACCAGCGGAATCGGCAGCAGTCTCACTACAAGAAGTCAAACAGTCTCTTTCACATCTGCAAGTTGTCTCCTGCGAGCTGCTCAGTGATCTCCATAGTAAAATGAGCTCCATAAGAAAGAATTCCACGCTACATACGTTGAATCTCAATAGACTTTATGAGAACTGTCACCAGTTGCTGGAAGACGAGGAAGAGATGAAATTGGCCAACAGTAGGAGagtagaagatgaagaagaacatGAGCTAGAGGAGAATCTCCTGAACTTGGTGCAGTGTATGGAGtcactaaaaaagaaaacaacaaaggAACAAGTAAGCAACCATGGTGCTTCGTTACGGAAACTGTCCCTGTCATTTAAGGAGGGACTAGATGGCTGGGAGCCTCCTGTGTATCTTCGGCTATCCAAGGAAATGACTCATATAGTGAAACCCATACCAGAAGAGATAGAATTCGATCCAGAAAGTGCTCATCCAAACCTCAGCCTATCTCCAGATCTTAAACAAGTGAGATTTGAGCCCAGCCTTGAGATTAGGGAGCGAAAGAAGGACTGTTTTGAGCCAGGTTTATATATTTTGGGAAAGCCTGGGTTTAAATCAGGTCGCCACTATTGGGAAGTAGACGTGGGCAGCAAGAGCAATTGGATCATTGGTGTTGTGCGGGAGTCGGTAGAACGCAAAGGAGCATGGGAATTAAATTCAGCAAATGGCTATTGGGTTTTGCGTAAGCAAGACACTGCATTTTATGGGATTGGGGAATTTTTTGTGATCCTAAAACTGGAAACGTTGCCCTTGAGGATTGGAGTTTGCTTGGACTTATTCAAAAATCACCTGGCTTTTTACGACGCCGACACAACCGGACTTATTTTTCATGTCTCTGTCTGTTCTGGACAGAGGCTGTTTCCTTTTTTCTGCCCTGGAATGCCTGTGTGTGATGAAGACTGGTGCCCATTAACTTTGTGCCCTTAA